In Thermoanaerobacterium xylanolyticum LX-11, the genomic window AATAGCAAAAATATGAGGGGTTTTTCCCCTCATATTTTATTAGACAATATCTCATCTATTTCTTCCAATTCTTCATGGTTGAATTCCAGGTTGTCAAGCGCCTTTACATTCTCCTCTATCTGGCTTACTCGGCTTGCGCCAATTATAACAGACGTCACTTTCCTTAAGTCCCAAGCCAAAGCCATCTGTGCAATGCTCTGCCCTCTTCTATCTGCGATTTTTTTCAGTTCTCTTACCTTATTTATATTCTCCTCTGTGAGATTCCCTCTCAATGAAGTGTTCTTTTTAGCAGCTCTTGAATCGTCAGGAACTCCATTTAAGTATTTATCAGTAAGTAGTCCCTGTGCCAATGGACTAAATGCTATACTTCCGACGCCTTCTTCCTCAAGGACATCTGTAAGCCCATCTTCTATCCATCTGTTAAACATGGAGTAGCTGGGCTGGTGTATTAAAAGCGGCGTTCCAAGCTGCCTTAGGATTTCAGCGGCTTTCTTGGTATCTTCAGCATTGTAATTTGAAATGCCAGCGTATAAAGCCTTTCCTTGCCTCACAGCTTGTGCCAGCGCTGACATAGTTTCTTCTAATGGCGTATTTGGATCTCTTCTGTGTGAATAAAATATATCAACGTAATCTATACCCATCCTCTTTAAACTTTGGTCCAAGCTTGATAGCAAATATTTCCTTGAGCCCCAGTCACCATAAGGGCCAGGCCACATGGTGTAACCAGCTTTTGTGGAAATCAACAATTCATCTCTGTAGCCTTTTAAGTCCGTCCTTAAAATCTTGCCGAAGTTTTCCTCAGCAGATCCTGGAGGCGGCCCGTAATTGTTTGCAAGATCAAAATGTGTTATTCCAAGGTCAAATGCCTTTTTAACCATTTCTCTCATATTTTCAAACACATCATAACCGCCAAAGTTGTGCCATAACCCAAGTGAAATTGCAGGAAGCATTATGCCACTTCTTCCGCACCTTCTATATATCATTTTTTCGTATCTATTTTCGTTTGGTATGTAGGTCATTTTTCTCCCTCCTAAATCGGTTTCTATTTTAATTATATAATAATTATTATTAAAAACAAAATATTTAAAAGTTAATTTAATTTTTGTCAATTTAAAAATATGGTATATTAAATAAGTAAACTATTTGAAAGGGGAGCATCAAATGAATTCGATAATGCTTTATATAGGAGCCATTATTGTTGGACTTGCTTTAGGACTGCAGTCGCCGATGAATTCAGCTCTTGGCAAAATAGCTTTACCAAAAAACTCTGCAGTCTTAAATAATTTAGTTGGACTTATAATATTAGTCCTCATCAGCATATCAGACGGCAGTATAAGACAATTTGCAAGTTTATTTAAAGCACCAACATACCTTTTATTTGGTGGCGTATTAGGATCTATTATCGTTTTAGGGTCAATCATACTGATTCCAAAGCTTGGCGCAGCTACTTTTGCATCTATTATAGTCTCAGCACAAATGATTGCTGCTATACTTATCGACAATTTTGGGCTATTTGGTTTAGAAAAAACTCCTATCAATTGGTTCAAAGTAATAGGTGTTGTGCTTCTCATAATAGGTGTAAGGTTAATAAAAGCATAAAAAAACCTTATAGGTTTTTCTATAAGGTTTTTTACACTGGTTATCTTCTGTAACCTCTGTTGTTATTGTACTGCTGTTTTCTTGCTTTTCTGCATTCAGGGCATCTCTGAGGCTCATTTTCAAAGCCTTTTTCTTTATAGAAAGCTTGCTCGCCTTCTGTAAAGAGGAATTCCTTACCGCAGTCTTTGCATACTAATGTCTTATCAGCCACAACACTTTCCTCCTTTTTAAGATTTACAAGATTTAAACAAACCAAATTCCATCCTAAAAAGGGGAAATGTTGTTAAATCTCTTTTTTAACTACGAATTAAAGTATACCACGTTTCATCACAATATGCAATACTTTTGTTTATGAAAACCAAATATTTCTTATTCCTCGCTGGTAAAATAGTCCATAAACACCTTGTCAGCAGCGCTTACTTCCATTCCGTTAAAAACAATAGTCTTTTTGTCACCATCTTCTGATATGAGAGTAAGCTTAGAATCAAATGTCGCCGGTATGTTTTTGCTGGGCTTAAAATAGTACGGTTTATAGCCATCTTTAATAAGTTTCACTCCATAAGAAATCTTATCCATTCATAAAAACCTCCCGTACTATTTATGATGCCCACATTCTAAAAAACTATATTTTTTCGGTGGCAGCAATTTGCTCCAATGTTTCGTTGCTTTTCTCTAATTTTTTGAAAGCCACAGACAGCATAAGCTTTATCCTATTTAGCTGATTTACTTCACTTGCACCGGGATCATAATCAACCGCCACAATGTTTGCTTCTTTATAAAGCTCCCTTAAGGCTTTGATAACACCTTTCCCTGTTATGTGGTTTGGAAGGCATGCGAAAGGCTGTATGCAGACAATATTTGATATGCCTTCTTTTAATAATTCCACCATCTCTGCAGTAAGATACCAACCTTCGCCAGTTATGTTACCGAGAGATACTATAGGTGACGCCAACTCCTTTAGCTCATTGAGAGTCTTTGGAGAGATAAATCTTTTGCTTTTCTCTAAAGCCTTTCTCATCTCTTTTCGATAAAACTCAAGTCCTGCAATGCCGATATTTTGTAAAACTTGCCTTATCTTGCTGCCTGACAAATACTTATACTTTTCATTTGCATGATCCAGTATAAACATCAAGAAATCTATAAGATTCGGCAGTATCACTTCTGCCCCTTCTTTTTCAAGCACATCAACAATACTATTGTTTGCGGTAGGATGGTACTTCACAAGTATCTCCCCTACAATACCGACTTTAGGCTTAACAACATTATTGATCTCAAGATTCTCAAAATCCTGAACGATCTGATGGACATTTCTCTTAAATAACTTCAGATCCCCACTTTTTACAGACTCTATACACTTAGCCACCCATTTTTCGTAAAGTTTATTAGCAGAACCAGGTATTTTCTCATATGGCCTCACCCTAAGCAGCACATTTTGCAGAAGGTCACCATATACGAGGCCAATAAATGCCTTATTGAGAAGTCCCGGTGTTATCTTAAATCCCGGATTCTTCTCCATCCCAACAAAGTTCAATGATATGACAGGTATATTTTCAAACCCTGCATCTTTCAAAGCCTTTCTTAAAAAACCTATGTAGTTCGTAGCTCTGCAGCCACCGCCTGTTTGTGTGATTATGACAGACGTATTGTTTAAATCATACTTGCCAGATTTCAATGCTTCAATAAGCTGCCCAACGACTATTATAGAAGGAAAACACGCATCGTTATTGACATATTTAAGCCCTTCTTCGACAGCCGGTTTATCTATAGATGGAAGAACTTCCAAATTGTATCCCGATACATTGAAGGCTTCCTGCAAAAATTGGAAATGTATCGGCGACATCTGCGGTGCCAGTATAGTATGTTTCTTCCTCATTTCGTCCGTAAACAATACTCTCTTCATCGTATATGAAGTCTTGCTTCTTTTCTCATCTTTTCTCTCATTGATAGCAGCTATCAATGACCTTATGCGTATCTTTATAGAGCCTACATTTGTACCTTCATCTATCTTTATAAGCGTAAATATCTTTTCCCGTGAGCTTAAGATCTCCTGAACCTGATCAGATGTGACAGCATCGATGCCACATCCAAAGGAAGTAATCTGTACAAGCTCTAAGTTGTCGCTGTCAGCCACAAAGCTTGCCGCCGCATAAAGCCTCGTGTGGTACATCCATTGGTCAACTACTCTAAGTTTTCTCTCAAGTTTGCCTAAATGCGCTACAGAATCCTCTGTCAATACTGCCACACCTAATGACGTTATTATCTCGGGTATGCCATGGTTTATCTCTGGGTCTATATGGTAGGGCCTGCCTGCAAGAACTATTCCTCTTTTTCCCGTATCTCGCAGATATTTTAAGACTTCTTCGCCTTTTCTCCTTATATCGTCTTTTACTCTTTTATCTTCATCAAAAGCTTCTTTTAAGGCATCTTCCACTTCACTTTTTGATACGCCGAAAACTCTCAATTCCTCGTAGAGCCTTTTAGCAAGCCTCTCTTTGTCATCCAAAGCCAAAAATGGACTTAAGAATAAGATTTCTTTTTCTTTCAGCACATCCATGTTGTTTCTAATTACTTCAGCGTATGACGACACAATGGGGCAGTTGTAATGATTGTCTGCATCTTCATAAGCATTTTGCTCGACAGGTATACATGGATAAAATATCGTCTTTATGCCTTTATTTATCAAATTGACTATGTGTCCATGGACGATTTTTGCCGGATAGCATGCAGAGTCAGACGGTATTGTGTCCATACCTGACTCATAAAGCTTCTTTGACGACCTGTCAGACAGTACGACCCTGAATCCCAGCCTTGTGAAAAATGTAAACCACAAAGGATAGTTTTCATACATGTTTAAAACTCTCGGCATGCCAATGGTACCTCTATACGCCTCGTCTTCGCTTAATGGCTTGTATCCGAATATTTTCTTGTATTTATAGTCGTAGAGGTTTGGTATATCGTTGTTAGTTATCTCTTTTCCTGCTCCTCTTTCACAACGGTTTCCAGATACAAATACTCTGCCGTCATTGAATTTATTTATAGTTAAAAGGCATCTGTTTGTGCATTTATTGCACCTGCCGCTTGACACTTCCACACTAAAACTTTCAAGCTTGTCTTTCGTAAATATTGTACTGACTCCACCACTGTACCTTTCCTTTGCGATAAGAGCTGCACCGTATGCACCCATTAGCCCTGCAATCTGAGGCCTAACGGCGTTTCTGCCTGTTATTAGCTCGAAGCTTCTTAGTATGGCATCATTGAGAAATGTCCCGCCTTGAACGATTATCTTTTCTCCCAACTCTTTCGGATCTCTTATCTTTATGACTTTATACAAAGCGTTTTTTATAACAGAGTATGAAAGCCCTGCAGATATATCTCCTAATGATGCTCCTTCCTTCTGTGCCTGTTTCACCCTTGAATTCATAAAGACAGTGCAGCGAGAACCTAAATCAACTGGGTTTTGAGCTGCCAGTGCGGCTTTCGTAAACTCATCAATTGACATATTTAGAGATGATGCAAATGTCTCTAAAAATGAGCCACACCCTGATGAACATGCTTCATTTAGCATTATGCTGTCGATTATTCCGTCCCTTATCCTTATGCACTTCATATCTTGCCCACCTATGTCAAGTATGAAGTCGACACCAGGCAAAAAATGCTCTGACGCCTTGTAATGAGCGATTGTCTCTATCTCCCCTATGTCTACCATCAAAGCTGCTTTAATAAGGTTTTCGCCATATCCTGTTACAGTAGAATTAGCTATAAATGCACCTTCAGGCATCTTTTCGTATATATCTAAAAGAACTTTTATAACAGAATTTAGAGGGTTTCCTTCATTACTGCCGTAATAAGAATAGACAATTGCACCATCCTCATCTATCACAACTAACTTTGTAGTAGTAGAACCGGCATCTATTCCTAAGAAAAGACCCCCTTTAGCATCTTTTATGTCTTTCTTTAAAACATCAATGCCTTTGTGCCTATCTTTAAATTCATTGTACTCATTTTCGTCTACAAATAGCGGTCTTAATCTCTCCACGTCATTTTTCACTTTGTATGGAATCGTATGTACTTTATCTCTTAGATCTTTTAATGTAGTTATTTCACCATTATTTGCAGAAAGTGCCGCACCTATTGCAACTGCCAATTGAGAATTTTCAGGAACAATAACTTCTTCATCTTTCAAGTTCAATGTTTCAATAAATCTCTTTCTCAACTCTGGAAGGAAATATAAAGGCCCACCCAAAAATGCCACGTTGCCTTTTATAGGCCTGCCACAGGCCAGACCACTTATTGTCTGGTTTACAACTGCTTGAAAAATTGATGCTGCTATATCTTCTCTTGCGGTTCCCTCATTTAAAAGAGGCTGAATATCTGTCTTTGCAAAAACGCCACACCTTGCAGCTATTGGATATATGACTTTGTAATTCTTGGCAAGCTCATTTAGACCCAAAGCATCAGTCTTTAATAGTGATGCCATCTGGTCTATAAAAGCACCTGTGCCACCAGCGCAACTGCTATTCATCCTCTGCTCAATAGTGCCGTCAAAGTATGTAATCTTAGCATCCTCGCCGCCTAATTCTATGACAACATCTACTTCCGGGAAAAACCTCTCCACTGTCTTAGTACCTGCAATCACTTCCTGCACAAACGGCATATTAAGCCATTCAGCTACTGCCATACCGCCAGAACCTGTTACAGCAGCAGATACAACAAGGTCTCCGATTTTAGAATACGCATCATCTATCAAGTTTACAATAGTATCTTTTATATTGGATAAGTGCCGCTCATATCTACTATAGATTATCTCATCATTTTCATTTAAGATAACTATTTTGGCCGTAGTAGAACCTACATCTACTCCTAAATAGTGCAAATTTCTATTCACTTCAATTTCTCCTTCAAATATATGTATTGTAATTATTATATAACAGATAGATTTACTTTTGAATACTTCTTAAAAATTATATTAGCACTATTTAGTTTAAAAACAAAATTTCTATTAAGATATTAAACCAAGCTGTATCTAAAGCCCAACTCTACTGTCTTTCTTAAATAATATCCATTTTCACCTGATTGAAAAACATTAAACCCAGACTTATTTAAGATACCTACCGTAAATATATTAGCTTTCATTTCTATCGTTGCGGTACCGCTTGCCTCAATTTCCTTTGAAGGAAAGATGCCAGTTGTAGAAATCGCAACTGCATGTGGATTTTTCAACTGCCAATCGCCATCATCGACTTTCTGCCAATACGTCTTATCGATGCTTTTTATCTGTCTTAAGCTGTCAGAATAAACTGTCAAAACCACGTAAAGCCTTGTTACTGCAGAATAATCTTTGCGCTCTTTGTAAATTGTCACTTTTGATACTTTATTAGTATAACTCGATACATCTAAAGGCTCTTCTTTTACGCCATAAGCTTCAATGAATTTTCCACTATTTTTGTCATAAACCTCAATCCTTGAAAATCCATCGGAATCCAACTTTGGCTTAGAAATATTGACATGGTCATGCGACACATCTATATGTCCATATTTTAATTGTATTGTCTTTACTAAAACATTGTTAACGTTTGTATCTTTAGTTTCTTTCTGAGAATAGACATTTGATAAGTCAAAAGCTATGACGATAAACAAAGCCACAGCGATAAATGCCAATATATATATCATTTTTCTCAATCATACCACCACCAAATATATATCACCATAATACAGGCCCCTCGCTAAAATGAAAGGCCTTTATCTGTTTATCTTTGAATTGTTTTTACTTTAGTCTAACCGTAAAATCGCCTAATATGGGAGAGCCAATCTGTGGTCCATCATTTACAAAAGAAAATATTTCGCAAACATTATCAGTAAATCTTTGGCTTTATTACATGCTATAACTTATATTTTTAAAAGCGCATATTAAAGGCTCTACAATTTATATCTGTACTTTCTTTGATCAGCAGTAATAAAAAATCGTTTTTAATTATACTCGATTAAAATCCAATTCTTACATTCGAGAACTTACCGGTAAATCTCTTATTTCATAATATATCCAATTTATAAATATGTCAATTGATCAAAAGTACTAATTTTTTTAATACTTTCGTACTAAAATGGCATTAATTGTATAAAAAAGTTGTAATGACCTCCTTCTTATAATAAAATAGATATGTAATAAAATCATATTTAGGAAAGGGTCATTATGAGCAATCTTTTATGGGTACTTGAATCAACAAAAAGCGATAAATTTCCATACAGGCTTAGTATCAAAAAAGACGATACGGTGCTTTTATCGCTGTTTGTGCAGAATAAATGGCCTGGTGCTGGAAGTCAGATATTTTGCCTTAAAGATACCAATGAACAATCCAATGATTATGAAGTCATTGAAAAAGTTCCAATTATATCAATTGATCGATATGGGAAGCGTCTATCTGTAGTTTTAGATCGTGGTGTAAATAAAAGATGTGAATTTCTCTTTCTTAAAAAGAAATACAAGAATAAAGAAGGGGAATACGAACAGATATTTTGGAGAACACAGCAAGGCTTAAAGGAGCACAAGCCTCGTGTTAAATTGACTGCAAAAGGAAACAATAATCTTCACATATTAATTGATGCAAATGAAAAATATCCCTGGAAATTTAACAATTGCATTGTTGAAAGAGTGCAGTTGCCAGCAGGTGATTACGCATTGTTTTACAATAACGAAATAGAAGCCGTCGTAGAAAGAAAAAGTTTTGAAAACTTTAGAGCCGACATGGCTAATTTGCCAATTTTGCATCAGAAGCTGGGTGAATTGGAAAAATACAAGCATTCGGCTCTTGTCATTGAAGCCAACTATTCTGATTACTTAAACCCTTACAAATTAGGCGTCTATACGCCATCGTATATGTCAAAGGTGATAGCTGAGATTTTTGCATTTCATCCAAAATTTCAAGTAATCTTTGCAGGCAATAGAAAATTGGCTAATGAATGGACATTAAGGTTTTTCCAAGCCATTATATCACACGAAAGCGAATCAATACCTGATGTAGTCGCAGAAGAAATATCAGATTATCAAACGAAGAATGACTTTACAGGTGGAATTTACTACGACATTAGAAAAGAAATTCTTGAAAATATTGATGGAGATTTTACAATAAGCGACTTACGAAATAGATTTAGTAATGCCTCCGACTCTACAATTAGAAAGGTACTAAACGACCTTAAAAAAGAGGGTTTAATAATTAATTTTGGTAGAGGTAAAGGCAGCACTTGGATAAAAGTAAAGCTACATTGACAATTTCTTCCTTTGCTTTTATCCCAGTTATCTTTAAGGCTTCTTTAATAAGCTTATCATCTATAACAATATTTGTATGCACAAATTATACACCTTCTTACATGAATTTTAATACACATATACTTTATGTCAACTGCACAAAAGCACATGTAAAATCACGCATGTTTTAAAACTCTATAGCATCACTATATGTTTAAATCTTTAATAAAAGATACAAAAAAATAAGATGCTATTGTGTAGTAACTGCACCTTGACTATTTTATATATGTAACCAAAAGTTTTAATATTTCTTCTGCAATTTTACGTTCCCTGTCAGTACATTTATTAAGCAATTCTATTAGCGCATCTTCTTTTCCATCGTTATTTTTATTTTCCGCTTCCCCTATCCCGAATAAAAGATAATCTGTACTTACATGAAGACTCTTTGCAATACGTACAAATGTCTTTAAACTCATTACTCGTTGAGCACGCTCTATATGCCCAATATACATAGCAGAAACGCCTACTGCTTCTGCAAACTGCTCTCTCGTTAATCCTATTCGTTCTCTTTCTGCTCTTATGCGCATTCCTACTTTTTTTAAATCAAAATCACCATTCACCTTTATATTCACTCAACTTCCACAAAAATTTAATACATATATATATTATTCTGTATTACAAACTTTATAAATAAACTAAAACGCACATATTTTTATTGCTTAATAGTTTACTTTTTTATATAATTGCCTTATAATTTTGTATAAAAGTGTATAGGGGAAAGGTGATATAATTGAAAATTATAGATTTTTATGTCATCATTTTATCATTTTTAATTACTCTAATTACTTACTATACTGCTAATAGTATTGTTTTTATACTAATACAGTTCTTTATTTGCATTACAATAAGTATTTATACATATGTACTTAAAAACAATGCAAGAATAGGCAAGCTAACCAGTTTATACAACAGGAAATATTTTGACTATATTTTATCGGATAAATTAAAGCGTTTAAGAGGTAGGGCTAATTTAGCTCTTTTGATTTGTGATGTCGATAATTTTAAATTAATTAATGATACATATGGACATGTAACAGGTGACGCTGTACTTGCAGAATTAGCAGATATTCTAAAAGCAAATATAAGAAAGAGTGATACTGCTTATCGGTATGGAGGAGAAGAATTTGCTATAATTATGCCTAATACAAATTACAATGAAGCAGAAGTGGTAGCAATGAGAATTAAAAAAGCGGTGGAAAAACATTTTTTTAAAACGAATGTTACTGTTACAGTTTCTGTAGGTGTGGCAGTTACAAATTATAAAGTAAGTGCTATAGATATTGTTATAATAGCTGATAAGGCGCTATATATAGCCAAAAAGCAAAAAAACACTGTTGTATGTTTACAGATGTGAAAAGCCTCACTTATGATACGTCTCACCCTTCATTATCTTGAATGCCCTATAAATTTGTTCTACTAATATAAGCCGCATGAGCTGGTGTGGAAATGTCATCTTTGAAAATGATAGCTTTAGATCCGACATAGATTTTATATCGTCGTGTAAGCCTAATGATCCTCCTATCACAAATGTTATATTAGAATTGCCCGCCGTCATGACATCTTCTATATAGCGGGCAAATTCTACCGAATCCATTTGTCTACCTTCTATGCATAAGGATATTATAAAGCTTCCTTTTCTGATCTTATCGATGATCTTAGAGCCTTCTTTTAACATAATGGCTTCTTTTTCTTTATCGCTTAAGCTTTCAGGGGCTTTTTCATCGTTTACTTCAGTTATGTTTATATTGCAGTATGGCTTCAATCTTTTGGCGTATTCCTGTATTCCATCTTCTATAAATCTCTCTTTTATCTTTCCAACTGCAATTACGTCTATATTCAAAATTCTCCCTCCATTATACGACAAGATACTTAGGAATGTCATCGCAAAAATCGCACTTATGAGGTGCCAACCAATCAGTAAATGATACATCGTCAAGCATGTATATATCTGGCGGTTGCTCATATACATCTACAAACTCTTCAATGGCATCCTCCAAATGTTTTTCACAAACAACATACATAACAATATTCTCCTCATTTTCCTAACGTTATTGTAGTCATCCCGATATTCCCCGTCAATGTCCTGTATTTCACACTTACTTTGTCACCTATATTTTTTGAATATATTACAGTTTTAAGCTGCACCATTGTATCAACAGGTTTACCATCAACCTCTAAAAGTATATATCCTTTTTTGATACCAGCTTTTTCTGCTGGCCCTGCAGGATCTATGTCAGCAACGTATATCCCTTCCGCTATAACTATATCTGCATTTATATAGCTGGCTATCTCTTTATCGTACCCTACTATTCCTAAATAAGGTGCTTTAAATGTACCTGTTGTAATCACTTTTTTAATGATAGGCTTTATAATATTGATTGGTATGGCAAAGCCCAATCCTTCCGCTGTCGTTACTTTCGCCGTATTGATGCCTATTGCATTTCCTTGAGCATCCACTAAAGGACCACCGCTATTGCCGGGATTTATCGATGCATCTGTCTGTATCAAATCTTCCATGATTTTTTGTTTGTTATTTTCTTCTAATGGCAGACTTCTATTTAACGCGCTTATTATGCCAGATGTCACTGTCCTTTCAAAGCGAAGCCCTAAAGGATTGCCTATGGCTATCACCGTCTGACCAACTTGAACCTTATCTGAATCTCCCAAAGGTATGGTTGGAAGATTTTTGGCGTTTATCTTGACAACCGAAAGATCCAATGTGGAATCAGACCACAAAACCTTTCCAGGTAGCGTACTTCCATCGCTTAAATAGATGGTAAGTTTCTTTGACTCTGGACTTGCCACATGGTTATTTGTAATAATGTATCCGTTTTTGTCCACAATAAATCCAGAGCCTACGCCTTCTACTTGTTTTTCCAACACGTAATACTGCCTTTCATACTCAATAGATGATATCCCTACGACAGCCTGTGTGTCTTTTTTGGCTACAGCTTCTGCTATCGTAGAAGGTTCTGCCTTAGGTATTATAACTTCTTTTTTCAGCGGAGCAGTATTGGTGTACGGTAGAGGTATCACCTTCCCCCACAGAAATTTTGGAGCAATGTATGTAAAAACAAGTGATGTAATCACAGCTATTATTACGACTGTCATAAGATAAGACGGTCTTTTTGCATTTCTATCATCGCCGCTTTGCATCATATCACCTCATAATTATCATGTGTATTATGAGGTGATTTATTCTAATTTATGTACAAAAATAAGTCCTAATGAGGACTTATTTTACCCTTTTTATGTCTGCGCCTAATTTTTGCAGTTTTTTCTCCATCGACTCATATCCTCTGTCGATATGGTAGATATTCTTAACCTCTGTAGTGCCGCTGGCAGCAAGACCAGCTATCACCATAGCTGCCCCAGCCCTTAAATCAGTAGCTGTAAGCGGTGCGCCAGTAAGCTTTTGAGTTCCTTCTATGACAGCTATGCGGCCTTCCACCTTTGCATTGACACCCATCTTCTTAAGTTCATCTAAGTATTTAAACCTGCCTTCATACACATTTTCGGTTATAACACTGACCCCATCCGCAAGAGCCAATAATACCGCCATAAGTTGTTGCATATCTGTAGGAAAACCTGGATACGGCTGCGTCTTAATGTCTACTCTTTTTAACCTGCCATCTGTGGTAACTCTCAGTTCTTCATCATACTCCTCGATTTTCACACCCATTTCAGACATCTTCGCAATTATAGACTCTAAGTGCTTCGGTATTATGCCTTTTACGATGACATCCCCATGTGTTGCTGCTGCAGCCACCATGTACGTCCCAGCTTCTATCTGATCAGGGATTACTGTATGCCTGCAGCCATGAAGCTTGTCTACTCCAATGATTTTTATGGTGTCTGTACCAGCGCCTTTTATATTAGCACCCATTGCATTTAGGAAGTTTGCTACATCAACGACATGAGGTTCCTTTGCACAATTTTCAAGTATTGTAGTGCCTTCAGCTTTACAGGCAGCCAACATCAAATTTATAGTAGCACCTACACTTACAACGTCAAAATATATATGATTCCCCACTAACTTATCTGCTTTTACCCTTATTATTCCGTGTTCTATAGTCGTTTTTGCACCTAACGCTTCAAACCCCTTTATATGCTGATCGATTGGCCTCACACCTATGTTACATCCACCAGGCATGGCTATAGCGGCCTCTTTGAACCTGCTTAAAAGAGCACCTATAAGATAGTATGAAGCCCTCATCTGGCTTGCCAACTCATGCGGCGGACAAAATGAATTGATG contains:
- a CDS encoding ERCC4 domain-containing protein yields the protein MSNLLWVLESTKSDKFPYRLSIKKDDTVLLSLFVQNKWPGAGSQIFCLKDTNEQSNDYEVIEKVPIISIDRYGKRLSVVLDRGVNKRCEFLFLKKKYKNKEGEYEQIFWRTQQGLKEHKPRVKLTAKGNNNLHILIDANEKYPWKFNNCIVERVQLPAGDYALFYNNEIEAVVERKSFENFRADMANLPILHQKLGELEKYKHSALVIEANYSDYLNPYKLGVYTPSYMSKVIAEIFAFHPKFQVIFAGNRKLANEWTLRFFQAIISHESESIPDVVAEEISDYQTKNDFTGGIYYDIRKEILENIDGDFTISDLRNRFSNASDSTIRKVLNDLKKEGLIINFGRGKGSTWIKVKLH
- a CDS encoding zinc-ribbon domain-containing protein, giving the protein MADKTLVCKDCGKEFLFTEGEQAFYKEKGFENEPQRCPECRKARKQQYNNNRGYRR
- the mgrA gene encoding L-glyceraldehyde 3-phosphate reductase, whose translation is MTYIPNENRYEKMIYRRCGRSGIMLPAISLGLWHNFGGYDVFENMREMVKKAFDLGITHFDLANNYGPPPGSAEENFGKILRTDLKGYRDELLISTKAGYTMWPGPYGDWGSRKYLLSSLDQSLKRMGIDYVDIFYSHRRDPNTPLEETMSALAQAVRQGKALYAGISNYNAEDTKKAAEILRQLGTPLLIHQPSYSMFNRWIEDGLTDVLEEEGVGSIAFSPLAQGLLTDKYLNGVPDDSRAAKKNTSLRGNLTEENINKVRELKKIADRRGQSIAQMALAWDLRKVTSVIIGASRVSQIEENVKALDNLEFNHEELEEIDEILSNKI
- a CDS encoding type II toxin-antitoxin system VapB family antitoxin translates to MHTNIVIDDKLIKEALKITGIKAKEEIVNVALLLSKCCLYLYQN
- a CDS encoding 2-hydroxyacyl-CoA dehydratase — its product is MNRNLHYLGVDVGSTTAKIVILNENDEIIYSRYERHLSNIKDTIVNLIDDAYSKIGDLVVSAAVTGSGGMAVAEWLNMPFVQEVIAGTKTVERFFPEVDVVIELGGEDAKITYFDGTIEQRMNSSCAGGTGAFIDQMASLLKTDALGLNELAKNYKVIYPIAARCGVFAKTDIQPLLNEGTAREDIAASIFQAVVNQTISGLACGRPIKGNVAFLGGPLYFLPELRKRFIETLNLKDEEVIVPENSQLAVAIGAALSANNGEITTLKDLRDKVHTIPYKVKNDVERLRPLFVDENEYNEFKDRHKGIDVLKKDIKDAKGGLFLGIDAGSTTTKLVVIDEDGAIVYSYYGSNEGNPLNSVIKVLLDIYEKMPEGAFIANSTVTGYGENLIKAALMVDIGEIETIAHYKASEHFLPGVDFILDIGGQDMKCIRIRDGIIDSIMLNEACSSGCGSFLETFASSLNMSIDEFTKAALAAQNPVDLGSRCTVFMNSRVKQAQKEGASLGDISAGLSYSVIKNALYKVIKIRDPKELGEKIIVQGGTFLNDAILRSFELITGRNAVRPQIAGLMGAYGAALIAKERYSGGVSTIFTKDKLESFSVEVSSGRCNKCTNRCLLTINKFNDGRVFVSGNRCERGAGKEITNNDIPNLYDYKYKKIFGYKPLSEDEAYRGTIGMPRVLNMYENYPLWFTFFTRLGFRVVLSDRSSKKLYESGMDTIPSDSACYPAKIVHGHIVNLINKGIKTIFYPCIPVEQNAYEDADNHYNCPIVSSYAEVIRNNMDVLKEKEILFLSPFLALDDKERLAKRLYEELRVFGVSKSEVEDALKEAFDEDKRVKDDIRRKGEEVLKYLRDTGKRGIVLAGRPYHIDPEINHGIPEIITSLGVAVLTEDSVAHLGKLERKLRVVDQWMYHTRLYAAASFVADSDNLELVQITSFGCGIDAVTSDQVQEILSSREKIFTLIKIDEGTNVGSIKIRIRSLIAAINERKDEKRSKTSYTMKRVLFTDEMRKKHTILAPQMSPIHFQFLQEAFNVSGYNLEVLPSIDKPAVEEGLKYVNNDACFPSIIVVGQLIEALKSGKYDLNNTSVIITQTGGGCRATNYIGFLRKALKDAGFENIPVISLNFVGMEKNPGFKITPGLLNKAFIGLVYGDLLQNVLLRVRPYEKIPGSANKLYEKWVAKCIESVKSGDLKLFKRNVHQIVQDFENLEINNVVKPKVGIVGEILVKYHPTANNSIVDVLEKEGAEVILPNLIDFLMFILDHANEKYKYLSGSKIRQVLQNIGIAGLEFYRKEMRKALEKSKRFISPKTLNELKELASPIVSLGNITGEGWYLTAEMVELLKEGISNIVCIQPFACLPNHITGKGVIKALRELYKEANIVAVDYDPGASEVNQLNRIKLMLSVAFKKLEKSNETLEQIAATEKI
- a CDS encoding helix-turn-helix domain-containing protein, which codes for MNIKVNGDFDLKKVGMRIRAERERIGLTREQFAEAVGVSAMYIGHIERAQRVMSLKTFVRIAKSLHVSTDYLLFGIGEAENKNNDGKEDALIELLNKCTDRERKIAEEILKLLVTYIK
- a CDS encoding DMT family transporter encodes the protein MNSIMLYIGAIIVGLALGLQSPMNSALGKIALPKNSAVLNNLVGLIILVLISISDGSIRQFASLFKAPTYLLFGGVLGSIIVLGSIILIPKLGAATFASIIVSAQMIAAILIDNFGLFGLEKTPINWFKVIGVVLLIIGVRLIKA